TTCTAAATCATTAATTGTACACCCAGCTTCAACAACTCATTCACAATTAAGTGAAGAAGAGTTATTAAAAGCTGGAGTTAATCCTTCAACTATTAGACTTTCTATTGGATTAGAAGATCCAATTGATTTAATTGAAGATTTAACTCAAGCCTTAAGTTAAGAAGAGAATTATGGCTTTAATCTCCTCAAAAGGTGTGTATGGACTTGCTGCCATGCACGAATTGTTACAAAATGAAGAGAACAAACCAATGCAAAGTAGAGAGATATCAGCAAGAGCAGATATCCCTCAAAGTTATTTGGAACAACTTCTAGGAAAACTTAAACATGCAGGATTGGTTTTAAGCACAAGGGGTTCAAAAGGTGGCTACATGTTAGCTAAAGATCCAAAAGATATATTAATAAAAGATATTATTATTGCTTTAGAAGATGATATAAAAATTATTGATACAAAGAGCAATAATCCTATTTTAAATATATTTTTTGATGAAACAAAAGAGAAAACAAAAAAACTATTTAACTTGTCATTGAAAGATTTAAAACAGTATCAAGATAAATATAATCAATATTTACACTATAGTATTTGAGTAAAAGTTGCTTCTAGAAGAAGTTCAAAAGTAGAAGTTCAAATTAATATTTGAATCAATAAAAGGAGAAAAAGATGAAATATGCAAATGATGTAACAGAACTAATTGGAAATACACCACTAGTAAAATTAAAAAAAGCAAGTACAAATGGTACAACTGTATTAGGTAAATGTGAATTTATGAATCCTACTCATTCAGTAAAAGATAGAATCGGATTTAATATGATTAATGAAGCAATTAAATCAGGAAAAATAACTGAAGGGACAACTGTAATTGAACCAACAAGTGGAAATACTGGGATTGCATTAGCTAGCGTTTGTGCAGCTAAAGGAATCAAACTAATCCTTACTATGCCTTCAAGCATGAGTATTGAAAGAAGAAAACTTTTAAAAGCACTTGGTGCTCAAATTGTATTAACTGAGCCTGAGAAAGGCATGAAAGGTGCAGTTGAAAAAGCTAATGAATTAAGTGAATCACTTGATAATTCAATTGTATTACAACAATTTGCAAATGAAGCAAATCCAGATATTCATAGAAAAACTACAGCATTAGAAATCTTAAGAGATACAGATGATAAAGTTGATGTTTTAGTTATTGCAATTGGTACAGGTGGAAGTATTACAGGTATTTCAGAAGTTGTTAAAGCTAAAAATCCAAATGTAAAAGTAATAGCTGTTGAACCTACTGACTCTCCAGTACTTTCAGGTGGTAACCCTGGTCCTCATAAAATTCAAGGTATTGGTGCTGGATTTGTTCCTGCTGTATTAAATACAAAAATTTATGATGAAATTATCACTGTATCAAATGATGATGCAATGGAAACTGCTAGAAACTTAGCAAAAGATGAGGGATTATTAGTAGGTATTAGTGCGGGAGCTAATGTATTTGCTTCAACTGCTCTTGCTCAAAGAGAAGAGTATAAAGGTAAAACAATAGTTACTATTCTTTGTGATACAGGAGAAAGATATTTAAGTACTCCGTTATATCAATTTGATGATGAATAGGAATAAATAAAAGAATGGCAGAAAAGGCTTATAGATCTGTTGTCAAAAGCATTTCGTGGAGAACAGTAGGAACTCTAGATACCATGATTATCTCATATTTTATTACAGGCGACCTAGTTATGGCCGCCTCTATTGGTTCTATTGAAGTTTTCACGAAAATGATTCTATATTATTTTCACGAAAGAGCTTGGAATAAAATCTCTTTTGGAAAAGTTAAAGAGCCAGATTATCAGATTTAGGAAAGAAAATGATAGATGAAGTAAAAGAATTAAACAAAAAATTAGAAGATAGTAATACTGAAGAGATTTTAAAATTTTTTATGGATGAATACAAAAATGAAGCAGCATTATCTTCTAGTTTTGGTGCAGAAGACCAAGTTTTAACTCATATGATGTTAGAACATGATAAAAGTGCAAATATATTTACGCTTGACACAGGAAGACTTCCATATGAAACATATAATGTTATGGATAGTACAAATTTAAAATATAATATAAAAGTAAATGTTTTTTTTCCTAACAATGAAAATGTAGAAGAGCTTTATAAAAGCCATGGAATAAATGGTTTTTATGAATCAATAGATAATAGAAAATCATGCTGTAATATAAGAAAAATTGAACCACTTAAAAGAGCATTAAAGCCATTGAAAGTTTGGATTACAGGACTAAGAGCTGCACAAAGCGTTACAAGAGTTGAAATGCCATTAGTTGAGTGGGATGAAAACTTTCAAGTAATAAAAGTAAATCCTCTTATATCTTGGAGTGAAGAAGATGTATGGAAATATATAAAAGAAAACAAAGTCCCATACAATAAACTTCATGATCAAGGTTATCCAAGTATTGGATGTGCACCCTGTACAAGGGCTGTAAAAGAAGGTGAAGATATTAGAAGTGGAAGATGGTGGTGGGAAAACCCAGAACATAAAGAGTGTGGATTACACGCAAAATAGATGAATCAAATTTTTGATTTGAAAGAATCTAAAAAAATATTTAAATACAATTAATGGAGAGATTATGATAAGTAAGGAAAGACTTACCCATTTAAAACAGCTAGAAGCAGAATCAATACACATAATGAGAGAAGTAATAGCAGAATTCCAAAATCCTGCAATGCTTTACTCTGTAGGAAAAGATTCTTCTGTAATGTTACACATATTACAAAAAGCTTTTTATCCAGCTCCTCCACCACTTCCATTAGTACATGTTGATACAACTTGGAAGTTTAAAGAGATGATAGAATTTCGTGATAGACGTGCAAAAGAGGTTGGAATGGAACTTATTGTTTATTCTAATCCAAAAGGTATAGAGATGAATATCTCTCCTTTTACTCATGGTTCAGCAGTACACACTGATATTATGAAAACAGAAGGTTTAAAACAAATGCTTAATATGCAAAAATTTGATGCAGTATTTGGTGGAGCTAGACGTGATGAAGAGAAGTCTCGTGCAAAAGAGCGAATTTATTCATTTAGAGATGAAAACCATAGATGGGATCCAAAAAACCAAAGACCTGAGTTATGGAATATTTATAATGGAAGACACACAAAAGGTGAATCTATTAGAGTTTTCCCAATATCAAACTGGACAGAGCTTGATGTTTGGCAATATATCTATTTAGAAGGTATTCCTATTCCTGATTTATACTTCTCAAAAGAGCGTGAAGTAGTAGAATATATGGGTACAAAAATTATGGTTGATGATGATAGAATGCCTGAAAGTTTGCGAAAAACAGCTAAAAAAGAGAAAGTTAGATTTAGAACACTTGGTTGTTATCCTTTAACGGGTGCAGTAAATAGTGAAGCTTCAACTCTACCTGAGATTATTCAAGAGATGTTGATTTGTACAACTAGTGAGAGACAAGGAAGACTTATAGATAGTGATGGTGAAGCATCAATGGAGAAGAAAAAACAAGAGGGGTATTTTTAAGATGGCACACCAATCAGATTTAATAGCTGAAAATATTGAACAATATTTAAAAGAACATGAAAACAAAGAGATATTAAGATTTATAACATGTGGTAGTGTTGATGATGGAAAAAGTACTCTAATTGGAAGATTACTTTATGATTCAAAGATGATTTTTGAAGACCAATTAGCTGCGATTGAAAAAGATAGTAAAAAAAGCGGAACTACTGGAGATAAGATTGACTTAGCACTTTTAGTTGATGGATTAGCAAGTGAGAGAGAGCAAGGTATTACTATTGATGTTGCCTATAGATTTTTCTCAACTGAAAAAAGAAAATTTATCATAGCAGATACTCCAGGACATGAACAATACACAAGAAATATGGCAACGGGTGCAAGTACAGCTGATGTAGCTATTATCCTAATTGATGCAAGATCTGGGGTGTTAACACAAACAAAAAGACACTCTTATATAGCTTCTCTTCTTGGGATTAAGAACCTTATTGTTGCAATCAATAAAATGGACTTGGTTGATTTTAACCAAGATAGATTTGAAGAGATTAAAAAAGATTATGCGCAGATTATTCCTAATCTTCCACATTATGAAGATATCAATTTTGAGTATATTCCAATCTCTGCACTTGATGGAGATAATATCCTTACAAATTCACCAAAATCTACTTGGTACAAAGGTCTTCCACTTATGCAACTACTGGATACTATTGATATTCATAAAGCTGAGAATCATGACTTTAGATTACCAGTTCAGTATGTTTCTCGTCCTCATCTAAACTTTAGAGGATTTTCAGGAACTATTGCAAGTGGAAAGATTTCTGTAGGTGATGAAATTACAGTTTTACCATCAAGAAAAACTTCTATTGTAAAATCTATTGTTTCAAATGAAATTAAAGATTTAAGACCTATTGGAAAAGACGAAACTGTTGAGACAATAGAAACAGCATTTGCTCCAATGGCTACAACAATCACATTAAAAGATGAGATTGATATTTCTAGAGGAGATATGATTGTAAAATCAAGCTCTATTCCACAAGTATCAAATAAGCTTGAAGTGATGGTTGTTTGGATGGATGAGAAAAAGCTTGAACTTAATAATAACTATATTATTAAAAGAGCAACTTCTGTTATTAATGGAGCATTTAAATCAATAGAATATAAAAAAGATATTAATACTTTTGATGAAGTTAAAGCAAACCATTTAGAGTTAAATGATATTGCAAAATGTACCCTAGCAATAGATAGACAAATTGCAGTTGATCCATATAATAAAAATAGATATACGGGAAGTTTTATTATCATCGATAGATATTCAAATACTACGGTTGGTGCTGGTATGATTATATCTTCAGTTATGAATGAAGCTACAAATAAAGAGGAAAAAATAAGAGATTATACAAAAGCAGAAGTTGAGCTTAATGCGTATATTAGGAATAATTACCCTGAATGGGGATGTAAAGAAATTTAATGGAACATTTTTCAAGGATTAAATAATGGCAAAAGAGAGTGCAGCTCAAAGAGTAGAGCGAATAAAAAAAGAGAAGAACGGCTTAGATGTATTAAAAGACATATATGTCTACGCTGTTTTAGGTGAAGAAGTACATCCAGAAGATATTGATAGATTTAAATGGTATGGACTTTACACTCAAAATAGAAATCTTCAAGCAGAAGATGATCCAACTTTATATTTTATGTTAAGAATAAAATTAGAACATGGTTCTATGAATTTAGAGCAAATGAGAGAAGTATCAGCTCTATCAAAAGAGTATGGAAGAGGAACAGCAGATTTTACAACTAGACAAGATATTCAACTGCACTATATTCAAGTAAAAGATTTACCTGAAATATTTAGAAGATTAAATGAAGTTGGATTATCAACAATTTTTGCAGCAGGTGATGTTCCAAGAAATGTTATAACTTGTGCAGTTTCAGGAATTGAACATGATGAACTTTATGATGTAAGACCAATCGTTGATAAAGTAAATGATTATCTAAGAGGAAATAAAAACCTATCTAATCTTCCTAGAAAATATAAAATAGGTATTAGTGCTTGTCATAAACACTGTATGGGTCATGAGATACAAGATTTATCTTTTACCGCAGTTCCTTGTGATTGTAGTGATAAAGTACTTTTTGATGTAAGTGTTGGAGGAGGATTAGCTTCTGCTATGGGAATTGCGCATCACATTGGATTTGTTACCCCTTCTCAAATTTTACCAATAGTAAAAGCTGTTAGTACAATATATAGAGACCATGGATTAAGAGAGAATAGAAGAAAAGCAAGACTTAGTCACTTAATCAAGGAATGGGGGATAGAAAAGTTTAAAGAAGAAGTAATTGCTAGATCAAAAGTTGCTATAAAAGAACAAAAAATAATGGAATATACTCCTTATGCAAAAAGAGAGCATTTTGGGATTCATGATTCTAAAGAAAAAGCAAAATCATATATTGGTTGTGCTATAAATGGTGGACATATTGGTTCACAAGGATTAGAAAAACTAGCAAATATTTTAGAAAAGCATGGGGCAACAACTATTAAAACTACAACTACACAAAATTTTGTAGTAAAAGATGTACCAACTAAAAATGCAGAAGATTTAGCAAATGAGTTAAAAACAATTGGAATTGATGCTTTCCCTAGTCCTTTTAAAGCTAGAACGCTTTCATGTACTGGATTAAATTTTTGTAAATTTGCTATTTCTGAAACTAAAGACAAAGCAATTTCACTTGCGACACATCTAGAGAAAAAGTTTCCTAATTTTAATGAGACTGTTTCTATATCTGTAAATGGTTGTCCAAACTCTTGTGCTCATCCACATGTGGTTGATATAGGTTTACTTGGACTAAAAGTGAAAAATAAAGAAGGAATAACAGTTCCTGGATTTGAGTTAATTTTAGGTGGAAATCTAGAAGGAAGTAAATCTAACTTTGGAGAAAAAGTAAAAATCAAATTTTTACCAGAAGATGCTGAAGGTATTTTAGAAAATATCATTCAAAAGTATATTGATAGTGGTGAAAATAGTTTAAATAAATTTTTAAAAGAGAGAATAAATGACGAAGAATTTGTTTCGTCCCTTCATTAATGAGCATACTGATAAACTTCAATACTTAAAGTATGGAACAATAGGTAAGCACAAAAGTGCTTACTTTGACTATACAGCTTCAGGTTTAGCATTTAGACCTATTGAAAATCGTATTTATGATATGCTAACAACATATGCAAATACACACTCAAAAGAATCAGGTATGGCTAATCAAACAAATAGTTATTATGAAGAAGCATTAACTAATCTAAAAATATCATTAGAATTAAATGATGAATTTGAAATAATTCCAAGTGGTTGTGGATCAACTGCTGCTATAAAAAGATTTCAAGAGTTATTAGGACTTTATATTCCACCTGCTACTAAAAAAAGATTGAATATAAATATTGATAAATCAAAACTTCCCCTTGTAATAGTAGGTCCATATGAACACCATTCAAATGAGATAAGTTATAGAGAAGCCATGTGTGAAACTGCTAGAATAGGACTTACAAGTGAGGGATTAGTAGATTTAGAAGAGCTTGAAAAAGTCTTAGAAAGAAATCAACACAGAGAACTTATTGGTTCATTTTGTATAGCTTCAAATGTTACTGGAATAGTAACCTGTTATAAAGATATTTCTAAAATACTTAGACGATATAATGCCCTTGTATGTCTAGATGCAGCTGCTTCTTCTTCATATATGAATATTGATTGTAATTATTTTGATGTGATGTATGTATCTCCACACAAACTTTTAGGAGGACCTGGTTCTTGTGGACTTCTTATTATAAGAAAAGATTTAATAGACCCTAGTTTATCTCCTACTTTTGCAGGTGGAGGAACAGTTACTTATGTAAATAAATCTACGGTTGAATATGAAAAAGATTTAAGAGCAAGGGAAACAGCAGGAACTCCTGGCATAATTCAAGTGATAAAAGCAAGTCTTGCTTATCAACTTAGAAATGAAATAGGTTTTGATTTTATACAAAAAAGAAAAAATGAATTGTTGGAGTATTTTTTAAAAGAAGCACAAAATATACCAAATATAATCATCTATGGAAATCAAAAATCATATAATATTGGTATTGTTTCATTTAATATAAAAGATTTAGACCCTTACATTATATGTGAAAAAATTTCAACAGAAGATGGAATCCAAACTAGAGCTGGATGTTCATGTGCAGGACCATATGGTCATGATTTATTACACTTTGACAATAAAGATGAACTAAATAAAAAACCAGGTTGGATAAGAGTCTCTATTCATTTTACTCAAACAATAGAAGAAATAGATAAGCTAATAAAAGCTCTTAAAAAAGCTATTATATAAAAATAATCACAAAATACAATTAATTGTAATTGCTTTGTAACCTTTAACATATAAAATCCTGAATATTGATTCAAATTTAGGAGTAAGATATGAGAAACAAGGTAATTACAGCTTCAGTTATTGCAGCATCTGTTTTATTTTCAGCATGTGCAACAAAATCAACAATGGCAAATAATGCAACAATGCATGATATAAAATTCAGTGGTGTTGCAGTACCAACAACTGATAGTGAAAAAAGAAAAATTTTCGCTTCAAATCAAATCGAAGTAGATGGCAAAAAAACAAAAATTGGATATAACACAATTTTAAGAAGTGGAGATAAAGTAGGAAATGGTGTTTTTGGTTTAGTATATGACAAAAATGGAGAACCTATAAAAGAAAAAGATGGCTCTTTTAAAATCTCAAACTCAAATGACTTCTCTTCACTTTTACCTGTTGGTAAAAAACTTTTTATGGTTTCACACTTTGAAACTAGACCAGCTGCTGTATATGTTACTGAGCTAAACCAATCTAAAGATGGTAAATTAACAGCTGTAAATACAAAAAATGTTGACTTCTCAAGTGTTAATGGACTGTGGGTTCCTTGTGCAGGTAGTGTAACTCCATGGAATACTCACTTAGGAAGTGAAGAGTATGAACCAGATGCAAGAGCAGTTAAAGAAAATGGTTCTATTAATGCTTATTATGATGCGATGGCATCTTATTTTGATGGGGATTTAAAAGCATTAAATCCTTATGATTATGGATGGTCTACTGAAATAAAAGTTCTTAATGAAAAAGGTGATGTAAAAGCTGAAAAACATTATGCAATGGGTAGATTTGCACATGAGTTAGCATATGTTATGCCAGATGAAAAAACAGTTTATTTATCAGATGATGGTACAAATGTAGCTTTATATATGTTTATTGCTGATAAAGCAAAAGATTTAAGCTCTGGTACTTTATATGCTGCAAAATGGGATCAAACAAGTGATTTAGGAACTGGAAGTGCAAATATCAAATGGGTGAACTTAGGTCACTCTTCTGATGATTATGTTAAAGCTGGATTAGACCAAAGATTGACTTTTAATGATTTATTTGAAACATCTAAATTCCCAAAATTAGGATTTACTTCAGTAAATACAACAATGGGTCAAGAATATTTAAAAATCAAACCAGGTATGGAAAAACTAGCTTCAAGAATGGAAGCTAGAAGATATGCAGCAATAAAAGGTGCTACTACTGAATTTAGAAAAATGGAAGGTATCACTTACAATCCAAATGATAACAAAATATATTTATCTATCTCTGAAATCTCAAAAGGGATGGAAAATCGTATGAAAAAAGGTAAAGCAAACAACAAATATGACACTGGTGGAAATAACGATATTAGAGTTGACTACAACAAATGTGGTGCTGTATATGAGTTAAATTTAGCTTATGCTGACGATATTCAATCAGCTACAGATGGCTCTTATATTAATTCTAATTATATAGTAAAATCTATGGATGGCTTAATTGCAGGTAGACTTAACAAAGGAACAGGAGAATTAGCTAAAGCAAATAAATGTTCTCTTGATGGATTAGCAAATCCTGATAATATAACTTTTATTCCAAATACAAATACTTTAATTATAGGTGAAGATACAGGTTCTGGACACCAAAATGACTTTATTTGGTCTTATAATATAAAAGAAAAAAAATTAACAAGAATATTAACATCTCCTTATGGTTCAGAGACAACTTCAGCATATTACTATAACAATATTGGTGGACATGGATATCTTATGGCAGTTATTCAACATCCATATGGGGAAGGTGATGCAATTACAAAAGAAGAAGATATGCCTGCAAATGCAAAATCAGCTGGTGATATGAAAGCTTATACAGGCTATGTAGGACCACTTCCTGTAATTACAAAATAAGGCTTTAAGATGAATCTTAAATCAGTTATTTTATCAGCAGTACTACTTTCAAGTAGTACTTTTGCTGTATCAATTAATAAAGTTGTTGTAGATGAAAAATTAGATGTAATTAAACTTCCAAACAAAACTTTAAATCTTGATGTAGGTTTTGGTTCTGGAGCTTTTCATTATAAAAAGGACTCTAATAATGTATTTTATACTATCACAGATAGAGGTCCAAATATCAAATGTAAAGACTCTAAAAAACTTATGGGCGAAAAACTTTGTGAAAAAGGAAAAATATTCCCTGTAGCTAAGTTCACTCCAACAATTTATAAAATCAAAGTATATAAAAACTACTACAAAATTTTAGAAAAAATACAAATCAAAGATAAAGATGGAAACCAAGTTTCTGGGATATCAAATGCAGGTACAGAAAATGCCTATAACATCCATGGAGAAGCAATACCTTTTGATCCAAATGGACTTGATTCTGAATCATTAATAAAACTATCTGATGGAACTTTTTGGATAGGAGAAGAGTATGGGGCATCTATTGTACACTTAAGCAGTGATGGAAGAATAATAAAAAGATTTGTTCCTGCTGGGTTTGAAAAAAACTTAACAAATGCAAACTATGATGTATCTCCAACTCTACCTGCAATTATTGCAAAAAGACCACTAAATAGAGGAATAGAATCAATGGCTATCAGCCCTGATGAAAAGTCTTTATACTTTATTATGCAAAGTCCCCTTGCAAATCCAAATCAAGCTGCCTATAAAAAATCAAGAAATGTTAGGTTATTTAAATTTGACCTTGCAAATGAAAAAGTTGTAGGTGAATATATTTATAAAATGGATTTACCAAATACATTCAAACTTGATAAAAATAAAAAACAAAATGCAGTTAAACTATCAGAAATGGTTGCATCTGGAAATGATGAATTAATAGTCTTAGAAAGAATTTCTAATACTACAAAATTTTACAAAGTAAAATTAGGTGGCGAAAATATCTTAGATACTAAATGGGATGATTTAGCAACAACTCCAACATTAGAAGAGACAAAAGATATTCAATCTTTACATAAAGAGCTAGTACTTGACACAAGTGATATAAAAGGTATGCCTAAAAAAATCGAAGGATTAGCCTATATCAATGAAAATGAGTGGATACTTGTAAATGACAATGATTTTGGTATAGATAATCTTCCTTCTTATATAGTAAAAGTAAAAAAATAATGAAATCTTTTTTACTAATTATAGCGCTTTTAAGCGCTGTAATACTTCAGGCAAATAAAGTTGATCTAACAAACTCATTTATTAATAATCCAACAGCTTATATTCCAAGTCAATGTTATACAAAAACTGCCTATGGGAAAAATGACCAAATATTAAGTAACCCATGTTTTTCTTGCCACAATACAAATAAAATACCCAACTTTATTACTTCCGATGAGGATTTACAAGAGAGTTATGACTTCCCTGAATCTGGATTAAAAAATCATTGGACAAACCTTTTTAAAGATAGAACAAAAGAAGTAAATAAAATTTCAGATAAAGAGATTTTAGAATATATAAGAGAAGATAACTATAAAGATAAAAGTCACAATCTCATCCTTGCTCAAAAATTGGAAAATATTCCAAAAGATTGGGATGCAAATCAAAATGGAAAATGGGATGGATATATTCCTGATTGTTATTTTAACTTTGATAAAGAAGGTTTTGATAGAAAGCCAAATGGTAATATTACTGGGTGGAGAGCTTTTGCTTATTATCCCTTCTTAGGAACTTTTTGGCCAACAAATGGAAGTACAGATGATGTACTTATTCGTTTACCAAAAATTTTTTGGGAAGATAAAAATGGTAATTTTGACTTGAATATTTATAAAATAAATCTTTCTATTGTTGAGAGTCTATTAAAACAAAAAACAATCTCGACAGAAAAAATAGATGAGAAAAAATATGGAGTGGATTTAAATCAAGATGGAAAATTAACTACTTCAGAAAAAATAGTATTTAAATGGACTATTCCCAATTATGATATTTCAACAAATAAACTAACAAATTTTTCAATGACTTATGTTGGGCTAGCAAAAGATGCTTTATTAAAAAATGAGATTCACATTGCACCAGGTCTTTATCCAAAAGGAACAGAATTTTTACACTCTGTTAGATATTTGGATATAAATAAAGACTCTTCTATAAAAATGTCCCCTAGAATGAAAGAACTTCGTTACGCTAAAAAAAGATATTGGGTAAGTTATTCAAAACTTAAAGATATAGTAGGTGAAGAGACAAAAGAGGAACATGACTTTCCTGATAGAGTAGAAGAGTATACTGGAAATATCGAAATAGGACTAAACAACAAAAAAGGGTGGTTTTATCAAGGTTTTATTGAAGATGAAAAAGGTAGTCTAAGACCACAAAGTCAAGAAGAGACTCTTTCTTGTATGGGTTGTCATACTGGCTTAGCAGTTACAGCTGATTCAACTTTTGTTTTCCAAAGAAAATTTGAAAATGATCCATTCGCAGATGGTTGGTATCATTGGAGTGAAAAAGGCTTAAAAAATATCCCTGATAAAAAGCTAAGTAATAATGAAACTGAATATGCTAGATATTTAAGAGAAAATAAAGCAGGTGATGAATTTAGAGCAAATGAAGAGATTATGAATAAATTTTTTTACAAAGACCTAAAGCTTAAAAAGTCTGCAATAAATAAACTTAGAGAAGATATTACTTACTTAATTATCCCAAGTAAAAAAAGAGCTTTAACTCTTAACAAAGCCTATAAAGTTATTGTGGATGAGCAAAGTTTTATTTATGGGAAAGCTGCCCATGTAAAACCTTTAAAAAATGTTCATAAAGAGGTAACTCAAGGAGAAACTACTCACCTTAAAGAAATTACAAATTGATTTACTCAATTTGTAATTTAAGCTTAATTAATCTTTACTAGTTATAATCCTACATGAGATTTATAATATTTGCCACAGTTTTTTTATTAGTAATGGGATTACTAAGTTTTTTTATTTCAAAAAGGTTTATTAATAAATTAGATATTTCCAAAAAATCAAAGCTATTTTTAAATATATTTTTACTGATTAATTTTCTAGGTGTCATTGCTTACATGTGTACTAGATACTTAGTTTCAGTACCAAATGACTTATACT
This portion of the Arcobacter nitrofigilis DSM 7299 genome encodes:
- a CDS encoding RrF2 family transcriptional regulator; translation: MALISSKGVYGLAAMHELLQNEENKPMQSREISARADIPQSYLEQLLGKLKHAGLVLSTRGSKGGYMLAKDPKDILIKDIIIALEDDIKIIDTKSNNPILNIFFDETKEKTKKLFNLSLKDLKQYQDKYNQYLHYSI
- the cysK gene encoding cysteine synthase A, with protein sequence MKYANDVTELIGNTPLVKLKKASTNGTTVLGKCEFMNPTHSVKDRIGFNMINEAIKSGKITEGTTVIEPTSGNTGIALASVCAAKGIKLILTMPSSMSIERRKLLKALGAQIVLTEPEKGMKGAVEKANELSESLDNSIVLQQFANEANPDIHRKTTALEILRDTDDKVDVLVIAIGTGGSITGISEVVKAKNPNVKVIAVEPTDSPVLSGGNPGPHKIQGIGAGFVPAVLNTKIYDEIITVSNDDAMETARNLAKDEGLLVGISAGANVFASTALAQREEYKGKTIVTILCDTGERYLSTPLYQFDDE
- a CDS encoding DUF2061 domain-containing protein gives rise to the protein MAEKAYRSVVKSISWRTVGTLDTMIISYFITGDLVMAASIGSIEVFTKMILYYFHERAWNKISFGKVKEPDYQI
- a CDS encoding phosphoadenylyl-sulfate reductase, which translates into the protein MIDEVKELNKKLEDSNTEEILKFFMDEYKNEAALSSSFGAEDQVLTHMMLEHDKSANIFTLDTGRLPYETYNVMDSTNLKYNIKVNVFFPNNENVEELYKSHGINGFYESIDNRKSCCNIRKIEPLKRALKPLKVWITGLRAAQSVTRVEMPLVEWDENFQVIKVNPLISWSEEDVWKYIKENKVPYNKLHDQGYPSIGCAPCTRAVKEGEDIRSGRWWWENPEHKECGLHAK
- the cysD gene encoding sulfate adenylyltransferase subunit CysD → MISKERLTHLKQLEAESIHIMREVIAEFQNPAMLYSVGKDSSVMLHILQKAFYPAPPPLPLVHVDTTWKFKEMIEFRDRRAKEVGMELIVYSNPKGIEMNISPFTHGSAVHTDIMKTEGLKQMLNMQKFDAVFGGARRDEEKSRAKERIYSFRDENHRWDPKNQRPELWNIYNGRHTKGESIRVFPISNWTELDVWQYIYLEGIPIPDLYFSKEREVVEYMGTKIMVDDDRMPESLRKTAKKEKVRFRTLGCYPLTGAVNSEASTLPEIIQEMLICTTSERQGRLIDSDGEASMEKKKQEGYF
- the cysN gene encoding sulfate adenylyltransferase subunit CysN — translated: MAHQSDLIAENIEQYLKEHENKEILRFITCGSVDDGKSTLIGRLLYDSKMIFEDQLAAIEKDSKKSGTTGDKIDLALLVDGLASEREQGITIDVAYRFFSTEKRKFIIADTPGHEQYTRNMATGASTADVAIILIDARSGVLTQTKRHSYIASLLGIKNLIVAINKMDLVDFNQDRFEEIKKDYAQIIPNLPHYEDINFEYIPISALDGDNILTNSPKSTWYKGLPLMQLLDTIDIHKAENHDFRLPVQYVSRPHLNFRGFSGTIASGKISVGDEITVLPSRKTSIVKSIVSNEIKDLRPIGKDETVETIETAFAPMATTITLKDEIDISRGDMIVKSSSIPQVSNKLEVMVVWMDEKKLELNNNYIIKRATSVINGAFKSIEYKKDINTFDEVKANHLELNDIAKCTLAIDRQIAVDPYNKNRYTGSFIIIDRYSNTTVGAGMIISSVMNEATNKEEKIRDYTKAEVELNAYIRNNYPEWGCKEI
- a CDS encoding nitrite/sulfite reductase — protein: MAKESAAQRVERIKKEKNGLDVLKDIYVYAVLGEEVHPEDIDRFKWYGLYTQNRNLQAEDDPTLYFMLRIKLEHGSMNLEQMREVSALSKEYGRGTADFTTRQDIQLHYIQVKDLPEIFRRLNEVGLSTIFAAGDVPRNVITCAVSGIEHDELYDVRPIVDKVNDYLRGNKNLSNLPRKYKIGISACHKHCMGHEIQDLSFTAVPCDCSDKVLFDVSVGGGLASAMGIAHHIGFVTPSQILPIVKAVSTIYRDHGLRENRRKARLSHLIKEWGIEKFKEEVIARSKVAIKEQKIMEYTPYAKREHFGIHDSKEKAKSYIGCAINGGHIGSQGLEKLANILEKHGATTIKTTTTQNFVVKDVPTKNAEDLANELKTIGIDAFPSPFKARTLSCTGLNFCKFAISETKDKAISLATHLEKKFPNFNETVSISVNGCPNSCAHPHVVDIGLLGLKVKNKEGITVPGFELILGGNLEGSKSNFGEKVKIKFLPEDAEGILENIIQKYIDSGENSLNKFLKERINDEEFVSSLH
- a CDS encoding aminotransferase class V-fold PLP-dependent enzyme; the protein is MTKNLFRPFINEHTDKLQYLKYGTIGKHKSAYFDYTASGLAFRPIENRIYDMLTTYANTHSKESGMANQTNSYYEEALTNLKISLELNDEFEIIPSGCGSTAAIKRFQELLGLYIPPATKKRLNINIDKSKLPLVIVGPYEHHSNEISYREAMCETARIGLTSEGLVDLEELEKVLERNQHRELIGSFCIASNVTGIVTCYKDISKILRRYNALVCLDAAASSSYMNIDCNYFDVMYVSPHKLLGGPGSCGLLIIRKDLIDPSLSPTFAGGGTVTYVNKSTVEYEKDLRARETAGTPGIIQVIKASLAYQLRNEIGFDFIQKRKNELLEYFLKEAQNIPNIIIYGNQKSYNIGIVSFNIKDLDPYIICEKISTEDGIQTRAGCSCAGPYGHDLLHFDNKDELNKKPGWIRVSIHFTQTIEEIDKLIKALKKAII